A region from the Microcella frigidaquae genome encodes:
- a CDS encoding NAD-dependent succinate-semialdehyde dehydrogenase codes for MSKYAVINPATGETLRSYSTATDAEVASAIEGAYNAYRGWSRSTTVEERAALITKVAELHRERRQHLAEIIVREMGKPIEAALGEVDFSADIYQYYADNGPALLKDEPIALAEGSEGSAFIRKSPMGVLLGIMPWNFPYYQVARFAGPNLILGNTILLKHAAQCPESAEAIHQIFADAGFPVGAYTNLFATTDQVSTIIADPRVMGVSLTGSERAGAAVAEQAGRHLKKVVLELGGSDPFIVLSTDDLDATVQMAVDARLDNSGQSCNGAKRFIVIDSLYDAFLEKFAASMSAAAPSDPMVEGAVYGPLSSASAAEGLEDQVKRAVAGGAEIVTGGTREGTFFSATVLANVKPGNSAYYEEFFGPVAQVFKVHNEDEAVELANDTPFGLGSYLFTTDEEQAARVADKIEAGMVYINCVLADSPELPFGGIKRSGSGRELGTLGIDEFVNKKMIRIA; via the coding sequence ATGAGCAAGTACGCAGTGATCAACCCCGCCACCGGCGAGACGCTGCGGTCGTACTCGACCGCGACCGACGCCGAGGTCGCCAGCGCGATCGAGGGCGCCTACAACGCCTACCGCGGCTGGTCGCGCTCGACCACGGTCGAGGAGCGCGCCGCTCTCATCACGAAGGTCGCCGAGCTGCACCGCGAGCGCCGCCAGCACCTCGCCGAGATCATCGTTCGCGAGATGGGCAAGCCGATCGAGGCCGCCCTCGGCGAGGTCGACTTCTCGGCCGACATCTACCAGTACTACGCCGACAACGGTCCGGCCCTGCTGAAGGACGAGCCGATCGCGCTCGCGGAGGGCAGCGAGGGCTCGGCGTTCATCCGCAAGAGCCCGATGGGCGTTCTGCTCGGCATCATGCCCTGGAACTTCCCGTACTACCAGGTCGCCCGCTTCGCTGGCCCGAACCTGATCCTCGGCAACACGATCCTGCTCAAGCACGCCGCGCAGTGCCCCGAGTCGGCCGAGGCGATCCACCAGATCTTCGCCGACGCCGGGTTCCCGGTCGGCGCCTACACGAACCTGTTCGCCACGACCGACCAGGTCTCGACGATCATCGCTGACCCGCGGGTCATGGGCGTGTCGCTCACCGGCTCGGAGCGTGCCGGTGCGGCCGTCGCCGAGCAGGCCGGTCGCCACCTGAAGAAGGTCGTGCTCGAGCTCGGCGGAAGCGACCCCTTCATCGTGCTCAGCACCGACGACCTCGACGCGACCGTGCAGATGGCCGTCGATGCCCGCCTCGACAACAGCGGCCAGTCGTGCAACGGCGCCAAGCGCTTCATCGTCATCGACTCGCTGTACGACGCCTTCCTGGAGAAGTTCGCCGCGTCGATGTCGGCGGCCGCGCCGAGCGACCCGATGGTCGAGGGCGCCGTCTACGGCCCGCTCTCGTCGGCCAGCGCGGCCGAGGGCCTCGAGGACCAGGTCAAGCGCGCCGTCGCCGGCGGTGCCGAGATCGTCACCGGAGGCACCCGCGAGGGCACCTTCTTCTCGGCCACCGTGCTGGCCAACGTGAAGCCCGGCAACTCGGCCTACTACGAGGAGTTCTTCGGCCCCGTCGCGCAGGTGTTCAAGGTGCACAACGAGGACGAGGCCGTCGAGCTCGCCAACGACACCCCGTTCGGCCTCGGTTCGTACCTCTTCACAACCGACGAGGAGCAGGCCGCGCGCGTCGCCGACAAGATCGAGGCCGGCATGGTCTACATCAACTGCGTGCTCGCAGACAGCCCCGAGCTGCCCTTCGGCGGCATCAAGCGCTCCGGCTCGGGCCGCGAGCTCGGCACGCTGGGCATCGACGAGTTCGTCAACAAGAAGATGATCCGCATCGCCTAG
- a CDS encoding acyl-CoA dehydrogenase family protein, which translates to MTDSPLDLIGFDSLLTDEERATRDRVRAFVDSDLRPNIARWYDEGVFPREIIQPMGALGLLGMHLQGYGCAGRSAVEYGLAAAELEAGDSGLRTFVSVQGSLAMTAIHTFGSEEQKTEWLPRMARGEAIGCFGLTEPEAGSDPASMRTFARRDGDDWVITGSKRWIGLASIADIAVIWANTDAGIRGFLVPTGTPGFTATPIAQKLSMRASIQCDIVLDEVRVPASAQLPGAEGLRGPFTCLNQARYGIVWGVMGAALDSYRAALAYVQQREVFGKPVAAYQLTQQKLVDMALEIDKGFLLALQLGRLKDAGQLQPHQISVGKLNNARVAIDIAREARAMLGGNGVTLEHSPLRHANNLESVRTYEGTDEVHTLILGNAITGIPAFR; encoded by the coding sequence ATGACCGACTCGCCCCTTGACCTCATCGGTTTCGACAGCCTGCTCACCGACGAGGAGCGAGCGACCCGCGACCGCGTGCGCGCGTTCGTCGACAGCGACCTGCGCCCGAACATCGCCCGCTGGTACGACGAGGGCGTCTTCCCGCGCGAGATCATCCAACCGATGGGCGCCCTCGGCCTGCTGGGCATGCACCTGCAGGGGTACGGCTGCGCCGGACGATCGGCCGTCGAGTACGGCCTCGCGGCCGCCGAGCTGGAGGCCGGCGACTCGGGCCTGCGCACCTTCGTCTCGGTGCAGGGCTCGCTGGCGATGACCGCCATCCACACCTTCGGCTCGGAGGAGCAGAAGACAGAGTGGCTTCCGCGCATGGCGCGTGGTGAGGCGATCGGATGCTTCGGCCTCACCGAGCCGGAGGCCGGCAGCGACCCGGCCTCGATGCGCACCTTCGCGCGCCGCGACGGTGACGACTGGGTCATCACCGGCAGCAAGCGCTGGATCGGACTCGCGTCGATCGCCGACATCGCCGTGATCTGGGCGAACACGGATGCGGGCATCCGCGGCTTCCTCGTGCCGACCGGCACGCCCGGCTTCACCGCGACGCCGATCGCCCAGAAGCTGTCGATGCGTGCGTCGATCCAGTGCGACATCGTGCTCGACGAGGTGCGCGTGCCCGCGTCGGCGCAGCTGCCCGGCGCGGAGGGTCTGCGCGGACCGTTCACCTGCCTCAACCAGGCGCGCTACGGCATCGTCTGGGGCGTCATGGGCGCGGCGCTCGACAGCTACCGCGCGGCGCTGGCCTACGTGCAGCAGCGCGAGGTGTTCGGCAAGCCGGTCGCCGCCTACCAGCTGACCCAGCAGAAGCTCGTCGACATGGCGCTCGAGATCGACAAGGGCTTCCTGCTCGCCCTGCAGCTCGGTCGCCTCAAGGATGCGGGCCAGTTGCAGCCGCACCAGATCTCCGTGGGCAAGCTCAACAACGCGCGCGTGGCGATCGACATCGCCCGCGAGGCGCGCGCGATGCTCGGCGGCAACGGCGTGACCCTCGAGCACTCGCCGCTGCGGCACGCCAACAACCTGGAGTCGGTGCGCACCTACGAGGGCACCGATGAGGTGCACACGCTGATCCTCGGCAACGCGATCACGGGCATCCCCGCGTTCCGCTAG
- the rlmN gene encoding 23S rRNA (adenine(2503)-C(2))-methyltransferase RlmN, translated as MAVERGIRNNGAAPTPRAAAPSTTDARPQVRPTTEGWQQKLGPDGRPVLQFAEPKRGKPPVHLADLTPEQRTARVIELGLPGFRAKQLSTHYFTHCTTDPARMTDLPAAQRDELVAGLLPPLLTEVRRLRTDNGDTIKFLWKLHDGALVESVLMRYPGRITLCVSSQAGCGMNCPFCATGQAGLTRNMSTAEIVDQVVQANAAIAAGELGGKKRGETTPERVSNIVFMGMGEPLANYNRVMDAVRTMVAPQPDGLGMSARHITVSTVGLVPAIEKLAAEKVPVTFALSLHAPDDELRDELIPVNSRWKVDEALDAARAYFDATGRRVSIEYALIKDMNDHAWRADLLAQKLLARGRGWVHVNPIPLNPTPGSIWTSSEPAVMREFVRRLEAAGIPTTLRDTRGKEIDGACGQLAAADGA; from the coding sequence ATGGCAGTCGAGCGCGGCATCCGCAACAACGGCGCGGCCCCGACCCCGCGCGCGGCCGCCCCATCGACGACGGATGCTCGTCCCCAGGTCCGCCCGACGACCGAGGGCTGGCAGCAGAAGCTCGGCCCGGACGGCCGGCCAGTGCTGCAGTTCGCCGAGCCGAAGCGCGGCAAGCCGCCCGTGCACCTCGCCGATCTCACGCCCGAGCAGCGCACCGCCCGTGTCATCGAGCTCGGCCTGCCCGGCTTCCGCGCGAAGCAGCTGAGCACCCACTACTTCACCCACTGCACGACCGACCCGGCGCGCATGACCGACCTGCCGGCCGCCCAGCGCGACGAGCTCGTCGCCGGCCTGCTGCCGCCGCTGCTGACCGAGGTGCGGCGCCTGCGCACCGACAACGGCGACACCATCAAATTCCTCTGGAAACTGCACGACGGAGCCCTGGTCGAGAGCGTGCTCATGCGCTACCCCGGCCGCATCACCTTGTGCGTCTCCAGCCAGGCCGGGTGCGGCATGAACTGCCCGTTCTGCGCCACCGGCCAGGCCGGGCTGACGCGCAACATGTCGACTGCCGAGATCGTCGACCAGGTCGTGCAGGCCAACGCGGCGATCGCCGCAGGCGAGCTCGGTGGCAAGAAGCGCGGCGAGACCACGCCCGAGCGGGTCAGCAACATCGTGTTCATGGGAATGGGCGAGCCGCTCGCCAACTACAACCGCGTGATGGATGCGGTGCGCACGATGGTCGCCCCCCAGCCCGACGGCCTCGGCATGAGCGCCCGGCACATCACCGTCTCGACGGTCGGGCTCGTTCCCGCCATCGAGAAGCTCGCCGCCGAGAAGGTGCCGGTCACCTTCGCGCTGAGCCTGCACGCGCCCGACGACGAGCTGCGCGACGAGCTGATCCCGGTCAACTCGCGATGGAAGGTCGACGAGGCCCTCGACGCCGCGCGCGCCTACTTCGATGCCACCGGCCGCCGGGTGTCGATCGAGTACGCGCTCATCAAGGACATGAACGACCACGCCTGGCGCGCCGACCTGCTCGCGCAGAAGCTGCTCGCCCGGGGGCGGGGCTGGGTGCACGTGAACCCGATCCCGCTGAATCCGACGCCCGGGTCGATCTGGACGAGCTCGGAGCCCGCGGTCATGCGCGAGTTCGTCCGGCGGCTGGAGGCCGCCGGCATCCCCACGACCCTGCGCGACACGCGGGGCAAGGAGATCGACGGTGCCTGCGGACAGCTCGCCGCCGCAGACGGCGCCTGA
- a CDS encoding cupin domain-containing protein: MPTTVLLRNAPEHAIAAFAPKPTTLTPGQSEGVTDVWAAPGVSPGPVEAGIWEATAGSFTATRDGYHEICYLVSGRVTLVEDGEDPLELQAGDLFVTPAGWRGVWHVHEPLRKVFVIIPTA; the protein is encoded by the coding sequence ATGCCCACCACGGTTCTGCTGCGCAACGCTCCCGAGCACGCCATCGCGGCGTTCGCACCGAAGCCGACAACGCTCACTCCCGGCCAGTCCGAGGGCGTCACCGACGTCTGGGCTGCGCCGGGGGTGAGCCCCGGGCCCGTCGAGGCGGGCATCTGGGAGGCCACCGCGGGGTCGTTCACCGCCACCCGCGACGGCTATCACGAGATCTGCTATCTGGTCAGCGGCCGGGTCACCCTGGTCGAGGACGGCGAGGATCCTCTCGAGCTGCAGGCCGGCGACCTCTTCGTCACCCCCGCCGGCTGGCGCGGCGTGTGGCATGTCCACGAGCCGCTGCGCAAGGTGTTCGTCATCATCCCCACGGCCTGA
- a CDS encoding glyceraldehyde-3-phosphate dehydrogenase — MTDAVIAQREAWKARETLAEQLIPLIGRLYRDHGVVTSIHGRRLINQSPIGVIKAHRYAHHVTGAVLPLERTREVLDALLTLDPGSASLDIARLLGDYDAHGAGRSLAAYLGEVVGAAPAPTGDPRGTDVVLYGFGRIGRLLARILIAHAGNGAGLHLRAIVVRKGGENDIVKRASLLRRDSVHGPFEGTITVDAEANTILANGTLIQVIYADDPAAIDYTAYGIDNAIVVDNTGRWRDEEGLAQHLRSTGVARVLLTAPGKGALPNIVHGINHETITADQRIVTAASCTTNAITPVLKVLNDEYGIVHGHVETVHSFTNDQNLIDNFHKGDRRGRSAALNMVITETGAAKAVAKALPVLEGKLTGNAIRVPTPDVSMAILNLRLARPTTRDEVNTFLRQASLHSNLRQQIDYIESPEVVSTDFIGSHRAGIVDGLATISTGDNLVVYVWYDNEFGYSSQVVRVLETMAGTHPAVVPARVGE; from the coding sequence ATGACCGACGCCGTCATTGCCCAGCGCGAGGCCTGGAAGGCCCGCGAGACCCTCGCCGAGCAGCTGATCCCGCTGATCGGCCGTCTCTACCGCGACCACGGGGTGGTGACCTCGATCCACGGCCGCCGGCTCATCAACCAGTCGCCGATCGGCGTCATCAAGGCGCACCGCTACGCGCACCACGTCACGGGTGCGGTGCTGCCGCTCGAGCGCACGCGCGAGGTGCTGGATGCCCTGCTCACGCTCGACCCGGGCTCCGCATCCCTCGACATCGCGCGCCTGCTCGGCGACTACGACGCGCACGGTGCCGGGCGCTCGCTCGCCGCCTACCTCGGTGAGGTCGTCGGCGCTGCTCCGGCGCCCACCGGCGACCCGCGCGGCACCGACGTGGTGCTGTACGGCTTCGGCCGCATCGGGCGGCTGCTGGCACGCATCCTGATCGCCCACGCCGGCAACGGCGCGGGACTGCACCTGCGCGCGATTGTCGTGCGCAAGGGCGGCGAGAACGACATCGTCAAGCGCGCGAGCCTGCTGCGCCGCGACTCGGTGCACGGGCCCTTCGAGGGCACGATCACCGTCGACGCCGAGGCGAACACGATCCTCGCCAACGGCACGCTGATCCAGGTGATCTACGCCGACGACCCGGCCGCGATCGACTACACCGCCTACGGCATCGACAACGCGATCGTCGTCGACAACACGGGCCGCTGGCGCGACGAGGAGGGGCTCGCGCAGCACCTGCGCTCGACGGGTGTCGCACGGGTGCTGCTGACCGCCCCGGGCAAGGGCGCGCTGCCGAACATCGTGCACGGCATCAACCACGAGACGATCACGGCGGACCAGCGCATCGTCACCGCCGCCTCGTGCACGACCAACGCGATCACCCCGGTGCTGAAGGTGCTGAACGACGAGTACGGCATCGTGCACGGCCACGTCGAGACCGTGCACTCGTTCACGAACGACCAGAACCTGATCGACAACTTCCACAAGGGCGACCGGCGCGGCCGCTCGGCCGCGCTCAACATGGTCATCACCGAGACCGGCGCTGCGAAGGCCGTCGCGAAGGCGCTGCCCGTGCTCGAGGGCAAGCTCACCGGCAACGCGATCCGCGTGCCCACCCCCGACGTGTCGATGGCGATCCTCAACCTGCGTCTCGCCCGACCGACCACGCGCGACGAGGTGAACACCTTCCTGCGCCAGGCCTCGCTGCACTCGAACCTGCGCCAGCAGATCGACTACATCGAGTCGCCCGAGGTGGTCTCGACCGACTTCATCGGCTCGCACCGCGCCGGCATCGTCGACGGACTCGCCACCATCAGCACGGGCGACAACCTCGTCGTGTACGTCTGGTACGACAACGAGTTCGGCTACAGCTCGCAGGTCGTGCGGGTGCTCGAGACGATGGCGGGGACGCACCCGGCGGTCGTTCCTGCCCGCGTGGGGGAGTAG
- a CDS encoding EI24 domain-containing protein, which produces MRRLRHVVRELLAGAALVPRGFALWRTRPGAMALGMVPALIAATLIAVVLITLGLNVEALAQAITPFADGWAERDRGILRTLLALLLVAGAITATIYTFTTLTLLIGDPFYERIWRAAEEDLGGFTPSPLRFWRSVGDGVLLVLRALGYALTTWVIGLIPVVGSVAAAIVGPMLAGHLIARELTTRPFQARGIDLTGRGRLLRGSRSRELGFGIATQLVFLVPGGAIAVMPAAVAGATRLARDVLARAEQAAPAPPDPAADAL; this is translated from the coding sequence ATGAGGCGCCTGCGACACGTGGTCCGCGAGCTGCTGGCCGGCGCCGCGCTGGTGCCGAGGGGTTTCGCGCTGTGGCGCACACGGCCCGGGGCGATGGCCCTCGGCATGGTGCCAGCCCTCATCGCGGCCACCCTCATCGCCGTCGTGCTGATCACCCTGGGGCTCAACGTCGAGGCGCTGGCCCAGGCGATCACGCCCTTCGCCGACGGATGGGCCGAGCGCGACCGGGGCATCCTCCGCACCCTGCTGGCGCTGCTGCTCGTCGCTGGCGCGATCACCGCCACGATCTACACCTTCACGACCCTCACGTTGCTGATCGGCGACCCCTTCTACGAGCGGATCTGGCGCGCGGCCGAGGAGGACCTCGGCGGCTTCACTCCCTCCCCGCTGCGCTTCTGGCGTTCGGTCGGCGACGGCGTGCTGCTCGTGCTGCGCGCGCTCGGCTACGCGCTCACGACGTGGGTCATCGGCCTGATCCCCGTCGTCGGGTCCGTCGCCGCGGCGATCGTCGGCCCGATGCTCGCCGGTCACCTCATCGCGCGCGAGCTCACCACGCGACCGTTCCAGGCGCGGGGCATCGACCTCACGGGGCGCGGGCGGCTCCTGCGCGGCTCGCGCTCCCGGGAGCTGGGGTTCGGCATCGCCACCCAGCTGGTCTTCCTGGTGCCCGGCGGCGCGATCGCCGTCATGCCGGCCGCCGTCGCCGGAGCGACGCGGCTCGCCCGCGACGTGCTCGCCCGGGCTGAACAGGCCGCCCCGGCTCCCCCGGACCCCGCTGCCGACGCGCTCTAG
- a CDS encoding alpha/beta hydrolase, protein MTAISIPAAVPLAAEILEPVPGLAGALALAVLLPGSGPIDRNGDARRLPLGIQRQLAEGLAARGIASVRWDKRGVGATGGDFLATGFHDLVDDALAVVDHAATLLAGAHLPIVVIGHSEGSAIAARILAERPAVAGGVLLSGYARSGLEVLRWQAQALQDQVPGLVRGILRLMRTDLEAQTEKNRQKILATTGDVARIGGARINARWHREFMAYDPTADLRSAPQPVLALGGEFDLQSPPEDTLLIATVRAAPTRSEVLDGLSHILRRQPAASLKDYRSDLRRPIDERIVPLIADWVDDTLSGRVV, encoded by the coding sequence ATGACCGCGATCTCGATCCCCGCCGCGGTGCCGCTCGCCGCCGAGATCCTCGAGCCCGTACCCGGCCTGGCCGGGGCGCTCGCTCTCGCAGTCCTCCTCCCCGGCAGCGGCCCGATCGACCGCAACGGAGACGCTCGCCGTCTGCCCCTCGGCATCCAGCGCCAGCTCGCGGAGGGCCTGGCGGCCCGGGGCATCGCGAGCGTCCGCTGGGACAAGCGCGGCGTCGGCGCGACGGGCGGCGACTTCCTGGCGACCGGGTTCCACGACCTCGTGGACGACGCTCTCGCCGTCGTCGACCATGCCGCGACCCTCCTCGCCGGCGCGCACCTGCCAATCGTGGTGATCGGCCATAGCGAGGGCTCCGCGATCGCGGCGCGCATCCTCGCCGAGCGACCCGCGGTGGCCGGGGGAGTGCTCCTGTCGGGCTATGCCCGCTCGGGCCTCGAGGTGCTGCGCTGGCAGGCGCAGGCGCTGCAGGATCAGGTGCCGGGACTCGTGCGGGGCATCCTGCGCCTGATGCGCACCGACCTCGAGGCGCAGACCGAGAAGAACCGGCAGAAGATTCTCGCCACCACCGGCGATGTCGCCCGCATCGGCGGCGCCCGCATCAACGCCCGCTGGCACCGCGAGTTCATGGCCTACGACCCGACCGCCGACCTGCGGTCCGCCCCGCAGCCGGTCCTCGCCCTGGGCGGAGAGTTCGACCTGCAATCCCCGCCGGAGGACACCCTGCTCATCGCGACAGTGCGCGCGGCACCCACCCGGAGCGAGGTGCTCGACGGGCTCAGCCACATCCTGCGGCGTCAGCCGGCGGCATCGTTGAAGGACTACCGCAGCGATCTGCGCCGGCCCATCGACGAGCGCATCGTGCCGCTCATCGCAGACTGGGTCGACGACACACTGTCCGGGCGCGTCGTCTGA
- a CDS encoding FAD-binding oxidoreductase yields the protein MTDVVALLRAALGDAVVTDPAALEALRSDKSGQRTAAPPLALVAARTVEHVQAALRIAHELRVPVVPRGAGTGLSGGAMAGAGELVISTAAMTRILSIDEADQLAVVEPGVLNGALNRELAPRGLRWAPDPASREISTVGGNIATNAGGLLCAKYGVTREAVRALDVVLADGTLLSTGHRTVKGVTGLDLTALLIGSEGTLGIIVGATLALTPVPAGVVATIGVTFPSVEEAAAAAAAITAARIRPAVMEIIDPVALAAILRHLGMPDRAPGSAHLLVQTDGAAAEQEAADALAIIAAHGGDAAMTTDPEEGERLLAVRRAMHPAMEALGPVLIEDVAVPRSRLAEMFAAIRAIGERYSMPIPTVAHAGDGNLHPNLVYAGDEVPDVVWQAAGEVFEAALALGGTLTGEHGVGTLKRRWLAAELGDEQVALQRRIKEAFDPRGILSPGRAI from the coding sequence ATGACCGACGTCGTCGCCCTGCTGCGGGCAGCGCTCGGCGATGCCGTCGTCACCGACCCGGCGGCGCTCGAGGCGCTGCGCTCGGACAAGTCCGGCCAGCGCACCGCCGCTCCCCCGCTCGCGCTCGTCGCGGCGCGCACCGTCGAGCACGTGCAGGCCGCGCTCCGCATCGCGCACGAGCTCCGCGTGCCGGTCGTGCCGCGCGGCGCAGGCACCGGGCTGTCGGGCGGCGCGATGGCCGGAGCCGGCGAGCTCGTGATCTCGACAGCGGCGATGACGCGCATCCTGTCGATCGACGAGGCCGACCAGCTTGCCGTCGTCGAACCGGGCGTTCTCAACGGCGCCCTCAACCGCGAGCTCGCCCCGCGCGGCCTTCGCTGGGCGCCCGACCCGGCCAGCCGGGAGATCTCGACCGTCGGCGGCAACATCGCCACCAACGCGGGCGGCCTGCTGTGCGCGAAGTACGGCGTCACCCGCGAGGCGGTGCGCGCGCTCGACGTGGTGCTCGCCGACGGCACGCTGCTGAGCACCGGGCACCGCACCGTCAAGGGAGTGACGGGCCTCGACCTGACCGCGCTGCTCATCGGCTCGGAAGGGACGCTCGGCATCATCGTCGGCGCCACCCTCGCACTGACGCCCGTTCCCGCCGGCGTCGTGGCGACCATCGGGGTGACGTTCCCCAGCGTGGAGGAGGCCGCGGCCGCGGCGGCGGCGATCACGGCGGCCCGCATCCGCCCCGCCGTCATGGAGATCATCGATCCGGTCGCGCTCGCAGCGATCCTGCGGCATCTCGGGATGCCCGACCGCGCCCCCGGCAGCGCCCACCTGCTCGTGCAGACCGACGGAGCGGCCGCCGAGCAGGAGGCCGCGGACGCCCTCGCGATCATCGCCGCGCACGGCGGCGACGCGGCGATGACCACCGACCCGGAGGAGGGCGAGCGGCTGCTCGCCGTGCGCCGGGCGATGCATCCGGCCATGGAGGCGCTCGGGCCCGTGCTCATCGAGGACGTCGCCGTGCCGCGCTCGCGGCTGGCGGAGATGTTCGCCGCGATCCGCGCGATCGGCGAACGGTACTCCATGCCGATCCCGACGGTCGCCCACGCGGGCGACGGCAACCTGCACCCGAACCTGGTCTACGCCGGTGATGAGGTGCCCGACGTGGTGTGGCAGGCCGCGGGCGAGGTGTTCGAGGCCGCGCTCGCGCTCGGCGGCACGCTGACCGGCGAGCACGGCGTCGGCACGCTCAAGCGCCGCTGGCTGGCCGCCGAGCTCGGGGACGAGCAGGTGGCACTGCAGCGGCGCATCAAGGAGGCCTTCGACCCGCGGGGCATCCTCAGCCCGGGGCGAGCGATCTGA
- a CDS encoding nucleoside hydrolase: MTTTPQPVILDVDTGVDDALALLLAARHPALDLRAVTCTGGNAPLAQVVQNTLKVLDAAGAAPIPVAAGAHRPLLEAPQHAAAIHGADGLADLGLAASARTPEAVHAVELLRRTLTASAEPITLISLAPLTNIALLLRTHPEVRDRIARVVMMGGAVGTGNATAAAEFNVWHDPEAAAIVLGEGLDVLMYGLEPFYRVSVTHADVEALSAAHDPAPRLAGALLTHLIGIDATEERVADDRVAIGDAGAVCAAIDSSPLVTRVAPVEVALAPGATRGQTVVDLRTMEGADISAARAVPPATVVLDADPEPYRRLFLEALLGA, encoded by the coding sequence ATGACGACCACCCCCCAGCCCGTGATTCTCGATGTCGACACGGGCGTCGACGATGCTCTCGCCCTGCTGCTGGCGGCGCGGCATCCCGCGCTCGACCTGCGGGCCGTCACCTGCACAGGCGGCAACGCCCCGCTCGCCCAGGTCGTGCAGAACACGCTGAAGGTTCTGGATGCGGCCGGCGCCGCCCCGATCCCGGTCGCCGCCGGGGCGCACCGCCCCCTGCTCGAGGCGCCCCAGCACGCGGCCGCCATCCACGGCGCCGACGGCCTGGCCGACCTGGGTCTGGCGGCGTCCGCCCGCACGCCCGAAGCGGTGCACGCCGTCGAGCTGCTGCGTCGCACGCTGACCGCGAGCGCGGAGCCGATCACGCTCATCAGCCTGGCGCCGCTCACGAACATCGCCCTGCTGCTCCGCACCCACCCGGAGGTGCGCGACCGCATCGCCCGCGTCGTCATGATGGGCGGCGCGGTCGGCACCGGCAATGCCACCGCGGCGGCCGAGTTCAACGTCTGGCACGACCCGGAGGCCGCGGCGATCGTGCTCGGCGAGGGGCTCGACGTGCTGATGTACGGCCTCGAGCCGTTCTACCGGGTAAGCGTGACGCACGCCGACGTCGAGGCGCTGAGCGCCGCCCACGACCCCGCTCCGCGGCTCGCAGGCGCACTGCTGACCCACCTGATCGGCATCGATGCCACCGAGGAACGGGTCGCCGACGACCGGGTCGCGATCGGCGATGCGGGTGCGGTGTGCGCCGCGATCGACTCGTCGCCGCTCGTGACGCGCGTCGCCCCGGTCGAGGTGGCCCTCGCCCCCGGCGCGACGCGCGGCCAGACCGTCGTCGACCTCCGCACGATGGAGGGTGCCGACATCAGCGCAGCGCGCGCGGTGCCGCCGGCGACCGTCGTGCTCGACGCCGACCCCGAGCCGTACCGCCGCCTCTTCCTCGAGGCGCTCCTCGGCGCATGA
- a CDS encoding CaiB/BaiF CoA transferase family protein: MIRPLDGMLVADLSRVLAGPTAAVMLADLGARVVKVERPGAGDDTRAWGPPWAGSSSAYFESANRSKQSIALDFGDPDDLATARALVDRADVVIENYRTGALERFGLDAVSVRARNPRAVYCSITGFGSTGEGASMPGYDFLVQALGGLMSITGDAGGEPRKVGVAMVDLLAANHAVMGVLAALLHRERAGGEGQHVEVSLMGSLLASLANQASSYLTTGQSPRALGNRHPSIAPYETLRCRDGMLAVAVGNDAQFAALCRELGSPELASDPRFATNPARVAHRDQLEAALEALLAADDAAAWAARLLAVGVPAGTVNGIGEALALARRLGLAPTVAVGEGHPEQLAHPVRYSAFAPVVPTAPPALDEHGAALRAWLAEG, from the coding sequence ATGATTCGACCCCTCGACGGGATGCTCGTCGCCGATCTCAGCCGCGTGCTCGCCGGCCCGACCGCGGCTGTCATGCTCGCCGACCTGGGCGCGCGCGTGGTGAAGGTCGAGCGCCCGGGTGCCGGCGACGACACGCGCGCCTGGGGTCCGCCGTGGGCGGGGTCGTCGAGCGCGTACTTCGAGTCGGCCAACCGCAGCAAGCAGTCGATCGCCCTCGACTTCGGCGACCCCGACGACCTCGCGACGGCCCGCGCGCTCGTCGACCGCGCCGACGTCGTCATCGAGAACTACCGCACCGGCGCCCTCGAGCGCTTCGGACTCGACGCCGTGAGCGTGCGCGCGCGCAACCCACGCGCCGTCTACTGCTCGATCACCGGCTTCGGGTCCACCGGCGAGGGTGCATCGATGCCGGGCTACGACTTCCTCGTGCAAGCGCTCGGCGGCCTCATGAGCATCACCGGCGACGCCGGCGGCGAGCCGCGCAAGGTCGGCGTGGCCATGGTCGACCTGCTCGCCGCCAACCACGCGGTCATGGGAGTGCTCGCCGCGCTGCTGCACCGCGAGCGCGCGGGCGGCGAGGGCCAGCACGTCGAGGTCTCGCTCATGGGCAGCCTGCTCGCCTCGCTCGCCAACCAGGCCTCGTCGTACCTCACGACCGGGCAGTCGCCGCGCGCGCTCGGCAACCGGCACCCCTCGATCGCCCCCTACGAGACGCTGCGCTGCCGCGACGGGATGCTCGCCGTCGCCGTCGGCAATGATGCGCAGTTCGCGGCCCTGTGCCGTGAGCTGGGGTCTCCCGAGCTCGCGAGCGACCCGCGCTTCGCGACCAACCCCGCGCGGGTCGCGCACCGTGACCAGCTCGAAGCCGCTCTCGAGGCGCTGCTGGCCGCGGACGACGCCGCGGCCTGGGCGGCGCGCCTGCTCGCGGTCGGGGTGCCCGCCGGAACCGTCAACGGCATCGGCGAGGCGCTTGCGCTCGCGCGGCGGCTCGGGCTCGCACCGACGGTCGCGGTGGGGGAGGGGCATCCGGAGCAGTTGGCGCACCCCGTGCGCTACTCGGCCTTCGCGCCCGTCGTGCCGACGGCGCCGCCGGCGCTCGATGAGCACGGCGCCGCTCTCCGCGCCTGGCTCGCCGAGGGCTAG